Genomic window (Tachysurus fulvidraco isolate hzauxx_2018 chromosome 20, HZAU_PFXX_2.0, whole genome shotgun sequence):
ATCTCGTTGTTGGGGGTGTGGTCTCCCTCATTCACTTCTCCCCTCAGTGTGTATTCATAAAAGCGCCCGCTGACATTCACCACCAGAGAGACGGGACTcgactccaacacacacacacctgtaacatTACTGCCCTCCTGCTCAGTGTGTACACCATAGCGCAGAACCACACCCACTAATGATCCTGCACAcacaattattaattattattattatattattattattattattactcagtCAGCAGTGTaatggaaagtgtgtgtgttgttttggtcACAACACCAAGTTCATTTGAAATATTGACACTaaacacacaagtgtgtgtgtgtgtgtgtgtgtgtgtgtgtgtgtgtgtgtgtgtgtgtgtgtgtaaatacatcaGTATTTCTTCTCTGAATGTAGAAGGAACAGGTGGTGATTAATCCATCATGACGCAGCAACAAGTTAGTtaagtctgattttttttctcacagcagtgacacacacacacacacacacacacacacacacacacacacacacttatttatgtaattataattttattatttgtgttaataaatttcaaataaatctgCGTTTGGAGCTCAGACTGCTGATATACATCACTGATACAACATcattcatcctcatcatcatcctcatcatcatcctcatcatcagtCTGTAATGTTACTGTATCAGTCAGGGTTCTGGGTCTCAGTCAGGGTTCTAGCATCATCCCTCTCTGAAACACACCATGTCTCTCCCGAAGGTTCCTCTAGAGATAATGTCTGAAAAACAGAGATGTGTTTACAGACTTAATAAAGCAGACATCAGAAAATAAACAGCTAAAATAcaattactaaaaaaaactttgtacaGTACCgtatggtgatgatgatgatgatgatgatgatgatgatgatgatgatgctgatgatgaagaagatatCTGACCGTAGATCATAGCGAGTCCGGTCTCATGCAGAAACATGAGTCTCCTGTGTTTGAAGCTCCACACGGTGATGATAGTGAGACTCAGCAGCACTGCAGCAGTCAGCAGGTTGGCGCTGTCTCTCCGGTGACTGACCTCCGCTCTCCGCTCACTCACTGCATCCACCAGGCctccaccctcacacacctccacacacatcCACCAACACACGACCATCCCGCTCCTCCACATGACGCTCACTAATACACCCGTGTGCGGTGAGGagacactaacacactcctgtACTCTGTACCTATTGTGTAGTAACTCACCTGCATCACTATGTACAGCACTGAGCATGCGCAATACCGCCCCCACACGGCCAGACACACCTCCCTCTCCTGTCAGGGAAACTTCCgggatttattaaataatagaataaactGTAAACTAACAGATAAtaacagttttaaataaaacatatttattagtatatgctaataaatattaactttattatatcAAACTTAAGAAAATTAAATGACACATGCTCCACATTGAAACGTTTATTACGCAGCAGATTTCAGCTCAGGGATTggtgaattaattaaaaagggGCGTGTCTAATTATCTAAataattatctctctctctctctgatccaTGTCTTACGTGGTTACCATGGTGAATATtcagaacaggtgtgtgtgtgtgtgtgtgtgtgtgtgtgtgtgtgtgtgtgtgtgtgtatgtatatgtgtgaatgtgtatatgtgtgtatgtgtgtgtatgtgtatatgtgtgtatatgtgtgtatgtgtatgtgtgtgtgtgtgtgtgtgtgtgtgtgtgtatgtgtatatttgtgtgtgtgtgtgtgtgtatgtgtgtgtgtgtgtgtatatgtgtgtgtgtgtgtgtgtgtgtgtatgtgtgtatgtgtgtgtgttgtgtatatatgtgtgtatttgtgtatatgtgtttatatatgtgtgtgtgtgtgtgtgtgtgtgtgtgtgtgtgtgtgtgtgtgtgtgtgtgtgtgtgtatgtgtatatgtgtatatatatatatgtgtgtgtgtgtgtgtgtgtgtgtgtgtgtgtgtgtgtgtgtgtgtgtatgtgtttgtgacactcttgcctgtcttcaaaacatgGGAGCCCTGATGATACATAGTATGAGGGAAGTGTAGGAAGGTTTTACTCATAcctctgtatatatgtgtgagagagagtgtgtgtttgagagtttTGTGGCTTTCTTGTGCTGCGCAGGGGAAGTTAACAGGAagtctctctcttacacacacacatttctgtgcacacacacacacacacacacacacacacacacacacacacacacacacacacacacacacacacacacacaaatcagcacTGTATATAACAGCACTGACACTCGTCCCCTCTGTATATAAGTGAAAAGCGAAAGCAGACGGAGGAACGTTGAATGTCTACAGAAAGATgattttctcttcctttctcacGTTAGTGTGGATTTGTTCAGGATCTGCCTCGACTCTTCCTCACCGTAAGCTTCATCACATTCTGTTTGAGATGCTTTCAGGGGTTTGATAGtaatttgtgtgtataaattTGTGTCATTTCTAAATATACTTTTGGATGCTTTGAGTTTCATCTTTGTCATGtacactcaacacactcatcATTATGAGctgggatgtttttttttttatataaatatttaatgtgtattttaaaagtttaaaaaatctTCAAACCGTTAAtcatcattttaataaacacacgTCCTACATGATCCTGTAGGTTAGTTATTACACTTTAAACACGTGTAATGTTCAGGTTTATGACTCAGTGACACGACACATCTGTATACAGCTGCTTTTATTCCTCCTTCTAGACTCaggattatatatttatatatttgttactCAGTCTGGAGTTCAGTTCAAATGAACTGAGTATAAAACAGCTGATTAGTTTAATAATAGATCAAATATATGTAAaccataagtgtgtgtgtgtgtgtgtgtgtgtgtgtgtgtgtgtgtgtgtgtgtgtgtgtgtaaaccgcAGGTGTTTTTTTAGTCACTTTTACTTCCTGTAGTTTGTTCTTATGAATTTTAGCTGAATTGAAAAAACAGGCTTTAGGTTCCTTCATTCTAACTGCATTTCAGTTTTATTAAGGCATGAACACTACATTTActcatttctctgtgtgtgtgtgtgtgtgtgtgtgtgtgtgtgtgtgtgtgtgtgtgtgtgtgtgtgtagagatcgAGTGCACAGTGGTGAATCTGGAGTATGTGAACTGCACATGGGATGGAAACAGAACCCTGGTGGAGAACTACACCTTTCTAAGCAGGTATTTATTGCAGTGTTGTACATTGTACATGTCtgaaggaaagtgtgtgtgtgtgtgtgtgctgaggtgGAGTGTGCTGTAAGAGTGACGTTCACTGCAGGGTAAGTGGGTGTAGAACTTAGGTGTGTGTATTTCTTCCTCTCAGATTTCCTGCTTTAGAGCCTCTGTGTTTTTTCTGCAACACTCGACTCTGTATATAACAGCACTGACACTCGTCCCCTCTGTATATAACAGCACTAACACTCGTCCCCTCTGTATATAACAGCACTGACACTCGACTCTGTATATAACAGCACTGACACTCGTCCCCTCTGTATATAACAGCACTGATACTCGTCCCCTCTGTATATAACAGCACTGACACTCGTCCCCTCTGTATATAACAGCACTAACACTCGTCCCCTCTGTATATAACAGCACTGATACTCGTCCCCTCTGTATATAACAGCACTGACACTCGTCCCCTCTGTATATAACAGCACTGACACTCGTCCCCTCTGTATataacagcactgacactggaggctccttccaCACGTCACATTTACACAAGTGTTCCCCATATCAGTgagtttaaatctgtttatttggaCCATCTGCTGTCTCCATCGCTGcacgttctgaccaatcagattgagGCATCACCTCCTGTGACCTCAAACTATATCAAATATCCAGTGTTTACTTCTTACAGTGATGTCTTTGTATTAATtgtactgtacctgtgtgtttgtgttccctCCTGTCAGTTATAAAAATCCAGATGTTCCTGAAGAATGTTCCTCTTATCAGTACGTCAGGGAGCTTCGGGTCGGCTGTGTGGTCGTGTACAGTGAGAAGGACCTGCAGAGATTCGAGGACTTTTACACGTGGTTATACAGAGACACCATCATCATGGCAAAACAAGAATACAAGCCACTGTTAAAAaggggtaacacacacacacacacacacacacagacacacacacacacacacacagatacacacacacacacacacacacacacacacacacacacagacacacacacacacacacacacacacacacacacatacacacacacacacacatatacacacacacacacacacacacacacagacacacacacacacacacacttcctccttCCATAAACCACATCCAGCTCTATGTTGACACACTTACAACATAGTTTAATGATATCTGAGAAGTAACAGagacgtctgtctgtctgtctgtctgtctgtctgtctgtctgtctgtctgtttctcagtaAAGATGAAGGCACCGAATAACATGTCGGTGTTGTTGAAGGATCCAGAGCTGTGGGTCTATTGGAACATTACAGATAAGATTAAATCACATTGTCAGGAGCGTGAAGTTCGCTTCAGGACCAACAGCAACAAGTGGAATGTACGTAAATCTGACCATATCCTTACCTCACCTACTGTAATCagcataatgatgatgatgatgatttcacAGTGCTCTTTGTCTATTCCAGTCAGATGTCAGGGTAAAACTcaccgtttcctgtttgttgttgttgctcagATTTACGGCAGCAGCATGGAAAATGCCTTCAACGTGCCGTTTCCCAACTCTCAAAGTCTGTACGAGTTCCAGGTGAGAGTGCGAATGTCCTCCACCTGTGGACAGTCTGAACTGTGGAGCGAATGGAGTGAGCCAGTCTTCTGGGGCACCAAGATGATTAATGACACAggtaacatcatcatcatcctcatcataaTACAACACAGTACACAAGGACCGTGTAAAAGACTCGGTGATGCAACACTGTAAAGTTTCCTTcataaataatcaaatgaaacatttctacattaaaAGTCTCCATAAGGAGCAGAAAACCTCAGGCAGGAAAGCAGCTCAGCACCGTGTTGTTTTAAAGCCTCAGGCGTCTCAGGTGAACTTTAGGAGATGTTCAGTGTCACACTCGCGTCTGGTGTTGTATGCAGGAGCTTTCTTTAAAATCACATCGTAACATTTCTGTTCGAAAAGTAATATTTAGAAACAGACATGatgaacattaataaatataaaaatgaggGTAAAAATGTCAAACCTAacaaagtactgtatatactgtgtctctcttacacacacacacacacacacacacacacacacacacacacacacacacacacacacacacactgtgctccaAAGACCactttgtgtaaaataaacattttattttatttgacttgTTGAGATGTAGATGATGTCtgtagatgatgtgtgtgtagatgatgtgtgtagatgatgtgtgtagatgatgtgtgtagatgatgtgtgtgtagatgatgtCTGTAGATGATGTCTGTAGATGATGTCTGTAGATGATGTCTGTAGATGATGTGTGTAGATGATGTGTGTAGATGATGTGTGTAGATGATCCCAGTCCATAAACACCAGCATGTAAAGAAGAACATTACTGCAGTCCTGGCAAAGCTGAGTGTGTCTGCACtgatgtggttgtgtgtttgtgttgtgtagataCGGGACAGCAGACGTCTGTAGCTCTGATGGTACTTGGCACAGTCGGAGCCGCTGTCGTCCTCATCATGCTCACGTGTCTGCTCATCCACAGCGAAAGGttcactttatacaacactttatccccacacacacatacacacatacatacacaaacacacacacatactttacatacacacacacatactgtacatacacacacatacacatacacacacatacacacacacacatacatacacacacatatacatatacacacacacatacacacatacagacacacacatatacatatacacacacatacacacatacagacacacactcacacacacacacactcacacacacatacagacacacacatacagacacacacatacagacacacacatacagacacacacatacagacacacacactcacacacacatacagacacacacatacagacacacacatacagacacacacatacagacacacacatacacagacacacacatacacagacacacacatacagacacacacactcacacacacatacagacacacacatacagacacacacatacagacacacacatacagacacacacatacagacacacacatacacagacacacacatacagacacacacatac
Coding sequences:
- the il2rga gene encoding interleukin 2 receptor, gamma a, coding for MIFSSFLTLVWICSGSASTLPHQIECTVVNLEYVNCTWDGNRTLVENYTFLSSYKNPDVPEECSSYQYVRELRVGCVVVYSEKDLQRFEDFYTWLYRDTIIMAKQEYKPLLKRVKMKAPNNMSVLLKDPELWVYWNITDKIKSHCQEREVRFRTNSNKWNIYGSSMENAFNVPFPNSQSLYEFQVRVRMSSTCGQSELWSEWSEPVFWGTKMINDTDTGQQTSVALMVLGTVGAAVVLIMLTCLLIHSERIRVILVPVVPGPKNLKDLIDSYNGNVEKWLHISKELQDGFKPNFSERPCTVQEFRTEAHSESESDDGFSVHTAASSDYQSMQSYSSISTLPSHSDSPSTETTPLNGP